The proteins below come from a single Pedobacter aquae genomic window:
- a CDS encoding Glu/Leu/Phe/Val family dehydrogenase, whose protein sequence is MTKAGEVIFDDYHFFNDVCQYVDQAAAFTNHDKGLLEQIKACNSVYHLQFPIKKGNSFEIIHAWRVQHSHHMLPTKGGIRYSDIVNEDEVMALAALMTYKCAIVNVPFGGAKGGIKINPRNYTAAELENITRRYTVELIKKNFIGPGIDVPAPDYGTGEREMSWIADTYLTMNPGSLDALGCVTGKPIALHGIAGRREATGRGVAYAVRECVSVAEDMKALGLTAGINGKRIIVQGLGNVGFHAAKFLSEEGGIIVGICEFDGAIYNVNGLDVNDVVKHRKETGSILGYAKATSEFKNSAEGLEQDCDILVPAALENQITMANVARIKAKIIAEGANGPTTPDAADFFIKNGGMIIPDMYANAGGVTVSYFEWLKNLSHVAFGRMDRRYDETNNLNILSMIESTTGVTLTPQQRAMIAKGPSELELVNSGLEDTMVRSYHEIREIKNVKNTGSLRTAAFVAAVDKIAVSYMNMGIWP, encoded by the coding sequence ATGACCAAAGCAGGAGAGGTTATTTTTGATGACTACCATTTTTTTAATGATGTATGCCAGTATGTAGACCAGGCGGCAGCATTTACCAATCACGATAAAGGTTTATTAGAGCAAATTAAAGCATGTAATAGTGTTTATCATCTTCAATTTCCAATAAAAAAAGGAAATAGTTTTGAAATTATTCATGCATGGCGTGTACAACATTCGCACCATATGCTACCTACTAAAGGAGGTATCAGGTATAGCGATATTGTAAATGAAGATGAAGTTATGGCTCTTGCAGCTTTAATGACATATAAATGTGCTATTGTTAATGTTCCTTTTGGTGGTGCTAAAGGTGGTATCAAAATTAATCCAAGAAACTATACTGCGGCAGAGCTTGAAAATATTACCAGACGTTATACCGTAGAGCTTATTAAGAAAAACTTTATAGGCCCTGGTATAGATGTGCCAGCACCAGATTACGGTACCGGAGAGCGTGAAATGTCTTGGATTGCTGATACCTATTTAACCATGAATCCAGGCTCTTTAGATGCTTTGGGTTGTGTTACAGGTAAACCAATTGCTTTACATGGTATTGCTGGTAGAAGAGAGGCAACAGGAAGAGGTGTGGCTTATGCTGTTAGAGAATGTGTTTCTGTTGCAGAAGATATGAAAGCATTAGGCTTAACAGCAGGTATTAATGGGAAACGTATCATTGTACAAGGTTTAGGAAATGTGGGTTTCCATGCTGCAAAATTTTTGAGCGAAGAAGGCGGTATCATTGTAGGTATCTGCGAGTTTGATGGTGCTATTTATAATGTCAATGGTTTAGATGTTAACGATGTGGTAAAGCATAGAAAAGAAACAGGCAGTATTCTGGGTTATGCTAAAGCTACCTCAGAATTTAAAAACTCTGCCGAAGGCTTAGAGCAAGACTGCGATATATTGGTGCCAGCAGCTTTAGAGAATCAAATCACTATGGCTAACGTAGCCAGAATAAAAGCTAAAATTATTGCAGAAGGTGCTAATGGTCCAACTACGCCAGATGCTGCAGATTTCTTTATTAAAAATGGTGGGATGATTATTCCTGATATGTATGCCAACGCAGGTGGGGTTACAGTTTCTTATTTCGAGTGGTTGAAAAACTTATCTCATGTAGCTTTTGGTAGAATGGATAGAAGATACGATGAGACGAATAACCTGAATATCTTAAGCATGATAGAAAGCACTACCGGAGTTACTTTAACCCCTCAGCAAAGAGCTATGATAGCGAAAGGTCCGTCTGAATTAGAATTGGTAAACTCTGGCCTTGAGGATACCATGGTAAGATCTTATCATGAAATAAGAGAAATTAAAAATGTAAAAAATACAGGTAGTTTAAGAACAGCCGCTTTTGTTGCTGCTGTAGATAAAATAGCCGTTTCTTATATGAATATGGGTATTTGGCCTTAG
- a CDS encoding CcmD family protein, whose protein sequence is MKRFFSLTAILFLVVQFAQAQSVEMAETMRSSGKIYVVVAVIAVLFIGLFFYLFSIDRRLKKIEKNK, encoded by the coding sequence ATGAAAAGATTTTTCTCTTTAACAGCAATACTCTTTTTGGTTGTACAATTTGCACAAGCACAGTCAGTTGAGATGGCAGAAACCATGCGTTCTTCTGGTAAAATTTACGTAGTAGTAGCTGTAATAGCGGTATTATTTATCGGCTTGTTTTTTTATCTATTTTCTATCGATAGAAGATTAAAAAAAATTGAAAAAAATAAATAA
- the ccsA gene encoding cytochrome c biogenesis protein CcsA — protein sequence MYKNWWKVLSVILVLFSVTGGLLIDVPALPILHESIRNLYYHVPMWFAMIIIYLVSVIYSIKYLGSGKENDDLIAVESVNTGIIFGFLGLGTGMIWANFTWGAPWPNDPKLNGSAIATLMYLAYIILRGSIDEEQKRAKISAIYNIFAFPIMVVLIFVLPRLTDSLHPGNGGNPGFGAYDLDSNMRYVFYPAVLGWILVATWIMTIRFRIRVIENKNNQIQ from the coding sequence ATGTATAAAAATTGGTGGAAAGTATTGTCTGTAATCTTAGTATTATTCTCCGTTACCGGAGGTTTATTGATAGATGTTCCGGCGCTTCCAATCTTACATGAAAGTATCAGAAACCTATATTATCATGTACCTATGTGGTTTGCCATGATTATTATTTACCTAGTTTCTGTAATTTACAGTATCAAGTATTTGGGTTCAGGAAAAGAAAACGATGATTTAATTGCTGTAGAAAGTGTAAATACAGGTATTATCTTCGGTTTTTTAGGTTTAGGTACCGGTATGATTTGGGCAAACTTTACTTGGGGCGCACCTTGGCCAAATGATCCAAAATTAAATGGTTCTGCTATTGCTACGTTAATGTATTTAGCTTACATCATCTTAAGAGGCTCTATTGATGAAGAGCAAAAGAGGGCAAAAATTTCTGCTATTTATAACATATTTGCTTTCCCCATCATGGTAGTACTTATTTTTGTGTTACCACGATTAACAGATTCTTTACATCCCGGTAACGGTGGAAACCCAGGTTTTGGTGCTTATGATTTAGATAGTAATATGCGCTATGTTTTTTATCCTGCCGTATTAGGATGGATTTTAGTAGCTACCTGGATCATGACCATACGTTTTAGAATTAGAGTCATAGAAAATAAAAATAATCAAATTCAATAA
- a CDS encoding heme exporter protein CcmB → MILIKQVKSLLYKEILLEWRSKYAFNGILLYVISTVFVCYLSFKTTPPLVWNALFWIILLFAAINAIAKSFMQESKGRLLYYYTIASPQAIIISKIIYNILLMMIMSAIAFLAYQIVFQNAVANLGLYLIAVLLGSISFSTVFTMISAIASKAGNNGTLMAILSFPVIIPLLMLIIKLSKNAMDGLDPSVSYDEIGVLCLINIVVIAVSLLLFPYLWRD, encoded by the coding sequence ATGATATTAATTAAACAAGTAAAGAGTTTATTGTACAAAGAGATTTTATTAGAATGGCGCTCTAAATATGCCTTCAATGGTATTTTGCTGTATGTTATCTCTACCGTTTTTGTTTGTTATTTATCGTTTAAAACTACTCCGCCTTTAGTTTGGAATGCGCTTTTCTGGATTATTTTACTTTTTGCTGCTATCAATGCCATTGCAAAAAGTTTTATGCAAGAAAGTAAAGGCCGCTTATTATATTATTACACCATCGCTAGTCCGCAGGCCATCATCATCTCTAAAATTATTTATAATATTTTGTTGATGATGATTATGTCTGCCATCGCTTTTTTGGCTTATCAAATTGTTTTTCAGAATGCAGTTGCCAATTTAGGATTGTATTTAATAGCAGTTTTATTGGGTAGTATCAGTTTCTCAACGGTTTTTACCATGATATCTGCCATAGCCTCTAAAGCGGGTAATAATGGTACTTTAATGGCTATATTAAGTTTCCCAGTTATTATCCCGTTATTGATGCTGATTATTAAGCTTTCTAAAAATGCCATGGATGGCTTAGATCCTTCAGTTTCTTATGATGAAATTGGCGTTTTATGCCTCATTAATATCGTAGTAATTGCTGTTTCTTTATTACTATTTCCTTACCTTTGGCGAGATTAA
- a CDS encoding methylated-DNA--[protein]-cysteine S-methyltransferase gives MNVQSMESPLGFVIIKEEDQAICEISFADVPEENGTKTDVLTLALTELQQYLDGDLKSFTFPIKQSGTVFQQQVWSTLQELNFAEVISYTTLAIRMQNLLAIRAIAAANGKNKIMIAVPCHRVVGMAGELTGYAGGVWRKQWLLEHEAKIAGIGQTKLF, from the coding sequence ATGAATGTACAAAGTATGGAAAGTCCATTAGGCTTCGTTATTATTAAAGAAGAAGACCAAGCTATTTGTGAAATTAGTTTTGCAGATGTACCAGAGGAAAATGGTACTAAAACAGATGTTTTAACCTTGGCTTTAACAGAACTTCAACAATATCTTGATGGAGATTTAAAAAGCTTCACCTTCCCTATCAAACAAAGCGGCACAGTTTTTCAACAACAAGTTTGGAGTACCTTGCAAGAACTCAATTTTGCAGAAGTTATCTCTTACACCACTTTAGCTATCCGGATGCAGAATTTACTAGCCATAAGAGCCATTGCAGCTGCCAATGGTAAAAACAAAATCATGATTGCAGTACCCTGCCACCGAGTAGTAGGCATGGCTGGCGAACTTACCGGCTATGCTGGTGGTGTATGGCGCAAACAATGGTTGCTAGAACATGAAGCTAAAATTGCAGGAATAGGACAAACTAAACTGTTTTAG
- a CDS encoding riboflavin synthase: MFTGIIETLGTVTSLRKEQENLHITVSSTISKDLKIDQSVAHNGICLTVVSQDEESHTVTAIYETLQKTNLGSIQEGSLVNLERCMQMNGRLDGHIVQGHVDQTGICMGLEEQEGSWFYTFSYNEDKGNVTVEKGSICINGISLTVVNSKPGQFSVAIIPYTYEHTNLQSVKPGDMVNLEFDIIGKYVARLMRNTKTV, translated from the coding sequence ATGTTTACAGGTATTATAGAAACTTTAGGAACTGTTACAAGCTTAAGAAAAGAGCAAGAAAACTTACACATTACCGTATCTTCTACGATAAGTAAAGATTTAAAAATAGACCAATCTGTTGCACATAATGGCATTTGTTTAACAGTGGTTTCGCAAGATGAGGAAAGCCACACTGTAACCGCTATTTATGAAACCTTACAAAAAACCAATCTGGGAAGTATACAAGAAGGAAGTTTGGTAAACCTAGAACGCTGCATGCAAATGAATGGTAGGTTAGATGGACATATTGTACAAGGCCATGTAGACCAAACGGGTATTTGTATGGGCTTAGAAGAACAAGAAGGTAGTTGGTTTTATACTTTTAGCTACAATGAAGATAAAGGAAATGTTACGGTAGAAAAAGGTTCTATCTGCATAAACGGGATAAGTTTAACCGTTGTAAATTCTAAACCTGGGCAGTTTTCTGTTGCTATAATTCCATATACCTACGAGCATACCAACCTACAAAGCGTAAAACCTGGCGATATGGTAAATCTAGAATTTGATATCATTGGTAAATATGTTGCTCGTTTAATGAGGAATACTAAAACAGTTTAG
- the accC gene encoding acetyl-CoA carboxylase biotin carboxylase subunit, with translation MKKILVANRGEIALRIMRSAKEMGIKTVAVFSEADRNALHVRYADEAICLGEAASTASYLNIQKVIDACKLTGAEAIHPGYGFLSENPDFARKVKAAGIILIGPSPEAMEIMGNKLSAKAAALKYQIPLVPGTEEAITNIEQAKERATSIGFPVLIKAAAGGGGKGMRLVHQVEDFEEQMKLAISEAESAFGDGAVFIEKYVTSPRHIEIQVLGDQHGNIVHLFERECSVQRRHQKVVEEAPSAVLDEATRAKMGKCAVDVARSVNYTGAGTVEFILDADKNFFFLEMNTRLQVEHPVTEMITGVDLVKEQIKIARGEVLSFSQDDLSIRGHAIELRVYAEDPANNFLPDIGTLKTYKTPKGIGVRVDDGFEQGMEIPIYYDPMIAKLVTYGKNREEAIERMLRAIEEYQISGIETTLPFGSFVMQHEAFISGNFDTHFVAKYFKPDVLKQQNNEEERIAAILAYRLFTKSSIQNLVAAGQQTSNWLRNRRNW, from the coding sequence ATGAAAAAAATATTGGTTGCTAATAGGGGCGAAATAGCGCTCAGAATTATGCGCTCTGCAAAGGAGATGGGTATTAAAACTGTTGCAGTTTTTTCTGAGGCAGATAGAAATGCCTTACATGTACGCTATGCAGATGAAGCTATTTGTCTTGGCGAAGCTGCTTCTACAGCATCTTATTTAAATATTCAAAAGGTAATTGATGCTTGTAAGCTAACAGGTGCAGAAGCCATTCATCCGGGTTACGGTTTTTTATCAGAAAATCCAGATTTTGCTAGAAAAGTAAAAGCGGCAGGTATCATCCTGATAGGTCCATCGCCAGAAGCCATGGAAATTATGGGTAATAAATTATCAGCGAAAGCGGCTGCATTAAAATATCAAATTCCTTTGGTTCCTGGCACAGAAGAAGCTATCACCAATATAGAGCAGGCCAAAGAAAGGGCAACAAGTATTGGCTTTCCCGTTCTCATAAAAGCTGCTGCCGGTGGCGGTGGTAAAGGTATGCGTTTGGTACATCAGGTAGAAGATTTTGAAGAGCAAATGAAATTGGCTATTTCCGAAGCAGAATCTGCTTTTGGAGATGGTGCTGTTTTTATAGAAAAGTATGTAACATCACCTAGGCATATAGAAATTCAGGTTTTAGGAGATCAGCATGGAAATATTGTTCATCTTTTCGAACGCGAATGTTCTGTACAACGTCGCCACCAAAAAGTGGTTGAGGAAGCGCCTTCTGCTGTTTTAGACGAGGCAACTAGAGCTAAAATGGGAAAATGTGCGGTAGATGTAGCTCGCTCTGTAAACTATACAGGTGCTGGTACGGTAGAGTTTATTTTAGATGCCGATAAGAATTTCTTTTTTCTAGAGATGAACACCCGCTTGCAGGTAGAACATCCGGTAACGGAAATGATTACCGGAGTTGATTTAGTGAAAGAGCAAATAAAAATTGCCAGAGGCGAAGTACTTTCTTTTTCTCAGGATGATTTAAGTATCAGAGGCCACGCCATAGAGTTAAGAGTTTATGCAGAAGACCCTGCCAATAATTTCTTGCCAGATATTGGTACACTAAAAACTTATAAAACACCTAAAGGTATTGGTGTAAGGGTTGATGATGGTTTTGAGCAAGGCATGGAAATACCTATTTACTACGACCCAATGATAGCTAAATTGGTTACTTACGGAAAAAATAGGGAAGAAGCTATAGAAAGAATGTTAAGGGCAATTGAAGAATATCAAATAAGTGGTATTGAAACTACCCTGCCTTTTGGTAGCTTTGTCATGCAGCATGAAGCTTTTATATCAGGAAATTTTGATACGCATTTTGTAGCTAAATATTTTAAACCAGATGTATTGAAACAGCAAAATAACGAGGAAGAAAGAATAGCTGCAATTTTAGCTTATAGACTGTTTACAAAATCAAGCATTCAAAATTTAGTTGCGGCAGGGCAGCAAACTTCAAACTGGTTAAGAAATAGAAGAAATTGGTAA
- a CDS encoding DUF6252 family protein, which produces MTIGIYTSGVKIKVGFYNLNQIQIMSAKFDELIPGEDFRTGNGYEGVLEIKSIDTVNRRMTGTFYFDPYNEKTKQTVKITSGTFNLKYVNF; this is translated from the coding sequence ATTACTATTGGTATTTACACATCGGGGGTTAAAATCAAAGTAGGTTTTTACAACTTAAATCAGATTCAAATTATGAGTGCCAAATTTGACGAATTAATTCCGGGAGAAGACTTTAGGACAGGAAATGGCTATGAAGGTGTTTTAGAGATTAAAAGCATTGATACAGTTAATAGAAGAATGACAGGTACTTTTTATTTTGATCCTTACAATGAAAAAACTAAACAAACTGTGAAAATTACCTCTGGCACATTTAATCTTAAATACGTAAACTTTTAA
- a CDS encoding DUF6252 family protein encodes MKNLIKLITCLPVIIFLSAASCKKDEIDAGFTCKVNGERWRPFANDFKLQETECHLTNNNEELFIYARNTSRNEAIGFGVFTKGTKIKVGKYNLDQKQIMRGFFDERIPGEDFRTGNGYVGILDIITIDETNKRMTGTFFYDAYNEKTKQTVKITSGTFNLKYVNF; translated from the coding sequence ATGAAAAATCTAATCAAGCTAATTACTTGTTTGCCAGTCATCATTTTTTTATCTGCAGCATCTTGCAAAAAAGACGAAATAGATGCAGGTTTTACCTGTAAAGTAAACGGAGAAAGATGGAGACCTTTTGCTAATGATTTTAAACTACAGGAAACAGAATGTCATCTTACAAATAATAATGAGGAATTGTTTATCTACGCAAGAAATACTAGTAGAAATGAGGCTATCGGATTTGGTGTTTTTACTAAAGGCACAAAAATAAAAGTAGGCAAATATAATTTAGACCAAAAACAGATTATGAGGGGTTTCTTTGACGAAAGAATACCCGGTGAGGACTTTAGGACTGGTAATGGATACGTGGGTATTTTAGATATAATTACTATCGATGAAACTAATAAAAGAATGACTGGTACTTTCTTTTATGACGCTTATAATGAAAAAACTAAACAAACTGTAAAAATTACCTCTGGCACATTTAATCTTAAATACGTAAACTTTTAA
- a CDS encoding DUF6252 family protein — protein sequence MKNLIKLITCLPVIIFLSAASCKKDEIDTGFTCKVNGERWRPFANDFKLQETECHLTNNGETLFIKARNTNSREHLGILVSTPGILISTKYYTINSNMFLSGTYDSNSSGPGDYFQTNSSYTGQVEIKSIDTVNKRMTGTFFYDAYNEKTKQTVKITSGTFNLKYVNF from the coding sequence ATGAAAAATCTAATCAAGCTAATTACTTGTTTGCCAGTCATCATTTTTTTATCTGCAGCATCTTGCAAAAAAGATGAAATAGACACAGGCTTTACCTGTAAAGTAAATGGTGAAAGATGGCGACCTTTTGCTAATGATTTTAAATTACAGGAAACGGAATGTCATCTTACAAATAATGGGGAAACTTTATTTATTAAAGCAAGAAATACCAATAGTAGAGAGCATTTGGGAATATTAGTTTCAACTCCAGGAATCTTAATTTCTACAAAATATTATACAATTAATAGTAATATGTTTTTGAGTGGTACTTATGATTCAAATAGTTCAGGACCTGGCGATTATTTTCAAACAAACTCTAGTTATACTGGACAAGTAGAGATTAAAAGCATTGATACTGTTAATAAAAGAATGACTGGCACTTTCTTTTATGACGCTTATAATGAAAAAACTAAACAAACTGTGAAAATTACCTCTGGCACATTTAATCTTAAATACGTAAACTTTTAA
- a CDS encoding lipase family protein: MKKIYIKKAVLTALISCYALFSAIAQTQTYQQEADQVLLNLNKVEVTTGILYDRVFPLANLQNFQGLVTDDTTNTEHFHQAYYELYNAMLNNNGYQTPEALNNYLINHDQQNEHNIGLMMFNYNYLDTNAIKNNQLYSSGGLLYDNSNRSTSPWLQKTFFIATPLLPAESVIKTGEHTFNFDPNLILSNTPVNIASITVNFDDGYGDQQLYSNGGGSGGLQTFSIFSKVARFLTSRTFLVRLTVVLTNGQIYKSISTVRAKKEEPFKTIIDGCNGGEEINITGLPINASQYGGGLENAEGKAYIFYSNANCGTGKISKPIIFLDGFDPSNDRGVQQIYDEYVNTEIIFNNQQVKLGDKLRADGYDIIIFDYKDGGDFIEKNAMAVISLLQQLQFNFGTNTKEDYVLIGPSMGALVASSA; the protein is encoded by the coding sequence ATGAAGAAAATTTACATTAAAAAAGCAGTTTTAACTGCTTTAATTTCTTGTTATGCATTATTTAGTGCAATAGCACAAACCCAAACCTATCAGCAAGAAGCAGATCAGGTTTTATTAAATCTTAATAAAGTAGAAGTAACAACAGGCATATTATATGACCGTGTTTTCCCTTTAGCTAACTTGCAAAATTTTCAAGGATTAGTTACCGATGACACAACTAATACCGAACATTTTCATCAAGCTTATTATGAACTTTATAATGCAATGTTGAATAACAACGGCTATCAAACGCCTGAAGCATTAAACAATTATCTGATTAATCATGATCAGCAAAATGAGCATAATATAGGTTTAATGATGTTTAATTATAATTATTTAGACACTAATGCTATAAAAAATAATCAGCTTTATTCTTCTGGTGGTTTATTATATGATAATAGTAACCGAAGCACCTCTCCTTGGTTGCAAAAAACTTTTTTTATTGCCACCCCACTATTACCTGCCGAAAGTGTAATAAAAACAGGAGAACATACCTTTAATTTTGACCCCAATTTAATCCTTAGTAATACTCCTGTAAATATTGCAAGCATCACTGTAAATTTTGATGATGGCTATGGCGATCAACAACTTTATTCTAACGGAGGCGGATCAGGGGGGCTTCAAACTTTTAGCATTTTTAGTAAAGTTGCTCGCTTTTTAACTAGTAGAACATTTTTAGTAAGGCTCACAGTAGTTTTAACTAATGGACAAATCTATAAATCAATTAGCACAGTAAGGGCTAAAAAAGAAGAACCTTTTAAAACAATTATAGATGGATGCAATGGTGGCGAGGAAATAAATATTACTGGTTTACCTATTAATGCAAGCCAATATGGTGGGGGATTAGAAAATGCCGAAGGTAAAGCTTATATATTTTACTCAAATGCCAACTGTGGTACTGGTAAAATTAGTAAACCTATAATTTTTCTGGATGGTTTTGACCCATCAAATGATAGAGGTGTTCAACAAATTTATGATGAATATGTAAATACAGAAATCATCTTTAATAACCAGCAAGTAAAATTAGGTGATAAATTAAGAGCAGACGGTTATGATATTATAATTTTTGATTACAAAGATGGTGGAGATTTTATTGAGAAAAATGCGATGGCTGTCATTAGTCTTTTGCAACAACTACAATTTAATTTTGGTACAAACACTAAAGAAGATTATGTTCTTATTGGGCCAAGTATGGGGGCATTAGTAGCTTCATCTGCATAG
- a CDS encoding DNA topoisomerase IB, which yields MNRKLQRLEKIGLDPKITAKAVGLRYVNNQQAGYIRLRTKNGFAFKDWDGQKVTDKNLLERFKKLVIPPAYEDVWISPAENTHLQFTGVDAKGRKQYRYHPDWNKIRNEAKFYRLRRFAEALPGIRKQVEIDLNRKGLPFEKVLALVVKLIELTHIRIGNAEYSKLYGSFGLTTLRDKHVKFKGSEVNFIFKGKKGVQHHINLQSRKLAALVKRCKDIPGKELFQYYDDEGKHYSVESGDVNQYLKSITGEDFTAKDFRTWAGSVHALCTLKQMEKADKEQISKKNIIQAIDEVARKLGNTRTVCKKYYIHPIVLHSYENGTLYEYDIDEDLEDSLLPEEKLLVKILDSENMSVLS from the coding sequence ATGAATAGAAAACTACAGCGTCTAGAGAAAATTGGCCTCGACCCAAAAATTACAGCTAAAGCCGTAGGCTTACGTTATGTAAACAACCAACAAGCGGGCTATATTAGGTTAAGAACAAAAAATGGTTTCGCTTTTAAAGATTGGGATGGCCAAAAAGTTACAGATAAGAATCTGCTAGAAAGGTTTAAAAAACTTGTTATTCCGCCTGCTTATGAAGATGTTTGGATTTCTCCAGCAGAAAATACACACCTGCAATTTACTGGTGTAGATGCTAAAGGCAGAAAACAATATCGTTATCATCCAGATTGGAATAAAATAAGAAATGAAGCTAAATTTTACCGTTTAAGAAGGTTTGCAGAGGCGTTACCCGGCATCAGGAAACAAGTAGAAATAGATTTAAATAGGAAAGGATTACCTTTTGAAAAAGTATTGGCTTTAGTTGTTAAACTGATTGAGCTAACGCATATCAGGATAGGAAATGCCGAGTATAGTAAGCTCTATGGCTCTTTTGGTCTTACTACTTTAAGAGATAAGCATGTGAAATTTAAAGGTAGCGAAGTTAATTTCATCTTTAAAGGTAAAAAAGGGGTTCAGCACCATATCAATTTACAAAGTAGAAAACTTGCGGCTTTAGTAAAAAGATGTAAAGATATCCCCGGTAAAGAATTATTTCAATATTATGATGATGAAGGAAAACATTATAGTGTTGAGTCTGGTGATGTAAACCAATACCTTAAAAGCATAACCGGAGAAGATTTTACAGCTAAAGATTTTAGAACTTGGGCTGGTAGTGTACATGCTTTATGTACCTTAAAGCAGATGGAAAAAGCTGATAAAGAGCAAATAAGTAAAAAGAATATTATACAAGCTATTGATGAGGTTGCCCGTAAATTAGGTAATACCCGTACGGTGTGTAAGAAATATTATATACACCCTATTGTGCTACACAGCTATGAAAATGGCACCTTATACGAGTATGATATTGATGAAGATTTAGAAGATAGTCTTCTCCCCGAAGAAAAATTATTAGTAAAAATCTTAGATTCAGAAAACATGTCGGTGCTTAGTTAG
- a CDS encoding GAF domain-containing sensor histidine kinase, giving the protein MASTNSIEEERMNEIYKITSLLIQTQSDDFKEIIGIACGFLQMETGIIAKIVDQDYQVLDFYSANKELQLKNQVFDLQDTFCEITLTENKVFDIDDAETSHLKGHPCYSKFQTRSYIGVPILSEGKKFGTLNFSSSYASPKSFNQADRDFVQYLGQWISNYLDKRSFEKQIAEKNEQLLKLNQELADNNENLYKIMQEKDQLSQILLHDLKSPLSNIKMLSFLFEEMVTNSETEELFGIFNKSMQDVFHLISQMETLNSMENNPVKPYVEDVEINTFIKDVVGNFLKSADEKQITLNYEPLASPLTIKTDSNLLTRVINNILSNAIKFSAFNKEVFITLQNQENQFSVSIRDEGPGIYPQEMDKLFKRFTLLSNKPTNNESSSGLGLYIVKELLEKLSGTINVISTPGQGSIFRVNLPLTLVVD; this is encoded by the coding sequence ATGGCTAGTACGAATTCTATAGAAGAAGAGAGAATGAATGAGATTTACAAAATCACTTCGCTTCTTATTCAAACCCAGTCTGATGATTTTAAGGAAATTATCGGTATAGCCTGCGGCTTTCTTCAGATGGAAACAGGAATAATAGCCAAAATTGTAGATCAAGACTATCAAGTTCTTGATTTCTACTCTGCCAACAAAGAATTACAGCTTAAAAATCAGGTTTTTGATTTACAAGATACTTTTTGCGAAATCACTTTAACTGAAAACAAAGTTTTTGATATTGATGATGCAGAAACATCGCATTTAAAAGGGCATCCTTGTTACAGTAAATTTCAAACTAGGTCTTACATCGGTGTTCCTATTTTGTCTGAAGGCAAGAAATTTGGAACTTTAAATTTCTCATCATCTTATGCTAGTCCGAAAAGCTTTAACCAAGCTGATAGAGATTTTGTACAATATCTTGGGCAATGGATTAGCAATTATTTAGACAAAAGATCTTTTGAGAAGCAAATAGCTGAAAAGAATGAACAATTGCTAAAGCTTAACCAAGAACTAGCCGATAATAACGAGAACCTGTATAAAATTATGCAGGAAAAAGACCAGCTTTCGCAGATATTACTTCACGATTTGAAATCGCCTTTAAGTAATATTAAAATGCTATCGTTTTTATTTGAAGAAATGGTAACCAATAGCGAAACCGAGGAGCTTTTTGGCATCTTTAACAAAAGCATGCAGGATGTTTTCCACCTCATTAGTCAGATGGAGACTTTAAACAGCATGGAAAATAATCCGGTTAAACCGTATGTAGAAGACGTAGAAATAAACACTTTTATAAAAGATGTTGTAGGAAATTTCTTAAAATCTGCTGATGAAAAGCAAATCACTTTAAACTACGAGCCTTTAGCATCACCTTTAACCATTAAAACCGATAGTAATTTACTCACCAGAGTTATCAATAATATTTTATCAAACGCTATTAAATTTTCTGCTTTTAATAAGGAGGTATTTATTACGCTTCAAAATCAAGAAAACCAATTTAGTGTAAGTATTAGAGATGAAGGACCGGGAATTTATCCTCAAGAAATGGATAAACTTTTTAAACGTTTCACCCTACTATCAAATAAACCAACCAATAACGAAAGTTCTTCTGGCTTAGGCTTATACATTGTAAAAGAGCTGCTAGAAAAACTAAGCGGTACTATTAATGTTATTAGCACACCCGGACAAGGCAGTATATTTAGAGTAAATTTACCGCTTACCTTAGTAGTTGACTAA